A stretch of Gasterosteus aculeatus chromosome 4, fGasAcu3.hap1.1, whole genome shotgun sequence DNA encodes these proteins:
- the chpt1 gene encoding cholinephosphotransferase 1, which translates to MPHFLWSESLSPAQLKRLEEHKYSASGRSLFEPPCQIYWNWLVEQIPTWVAPNTLTIVGLLINIFSTVVLMYYCPTATEEAPAWAFIMSALGLFIYQSLDAIDGKQARRTNSSSALGELFDHGCDAVSTVFVAVGTCISCGIGRHPDWMFFCGFIGMFMFFCAHWQTYVSGTLRFGLIDVTEVQIAITIMYLMSAFGGVSLWQATLPVIGIQMFVFPIIGISGGALYSCYNYFYVILNGGVGKNGSTVADTSVLSPGLHIGLVLTLAFIIFKKSSSQLFELHPCLYLLAFGLVTSKISNKLVVAHMTKSELHLPDTAFVGPGLLFLNQYFNSFIDEHIVLWIAMVFSLLDLTRYCTGVCLQIASHLRIRVFSITPPSQLHRD; encoded by the exons atgccACATTTCTTGTGGTCGGAGTCGCTGTCGCCCGCTCAACTTAAGCGGCTGGAGGAGCACAAGTACAGCGCCTCCGGTCGATCCCTGTTCGAGCCGCCGTGTCAAATCTACTGGAACTGGCTGGTGGAGCAAATACCGACATGGGTCGCGCCGAACACCCTGACTATCGTCGGACTGCTGATCAACATCTTCTCCACGGTGGTGCTGATGTATTATTGTCCCACGGCCACGGAGGAG GCTCCGGCGTGGGCCTTCATCATGAGCGCCCTGGGCCTGTTCATCTACCAGTCTCTGGACGCCATTGATGGGAAGCAGGCCAGGAGGACCAACAGCAGCTCGGCTCTGGGGGAGCTCTTTGACCACGGCTGCGACGCCGTCTCCACAG TCTTCGTTGCTGTGGGAACATGCATTTCGTGTGGCATAGGAAGACACCCGGACTGGATgttcttctgtggtttcatCGGGATGTTCATGTTCTTCTGCGCCCACTGGCAGACCTACGTGTCCGGGACCCTGCGCTTCGGCCT GattgacgtcacagaggtgcagATCGCCATCACCATCATGTATTTGATGTCGGCTTTCGGAGGCGTGAGCCTTTGGCAGGCAACG TTGCCCGTCATCGGAATACAGATGTTCGTCTTCCCCATCATCGGCATCAGCGGCGGGGCCCTCTACTCCTGCTACAACTATTTTTACGTCATTTTGAACGGAGGCGTTGGCAAAAACGGCTCCACTGTGGCT GACACCAGTGTGCTGAGTCCCGGTCTGCACATCGGCCTCGTCCTCACCCTGGCCTTCATCATTTTCAAGAAGTCGTCCAGCCAGCTGTTTGAGCTCCACCCGTGTTTGTACCTGCTCGCCTTTGGCCTGGTCACCTCCAAGATCTCCAACAAGCTGGTG GTCGCACACATGACCAAGAGTGAGTTGCACCTCCCGGACACGGCCTTCGTAGGccccggcctcctcttcctcaaccaGTACTTCAACAGCTTCATCGATGAGCATATAGTCCTGTGGATCGCCATG GTCTTCTCCCTTCTGGATCTAACGCGCTACTGCACCGGCGTGTGCCTCCAGATCGCCTCCCACCTGCGCATCCGCGTCTTTAGCATCACGCCGCCGAGCCAGCTCCACCGCGACTGA